The proteins below come from a single Halostagnicola larsenii XH-48 genomic window:
- a CDS encoding MarR family transcriptional regulator: MSMSTADEQAGAAEEPLTEAEYRDRLRDLPPSAKLVAKVLETDSPLSQGQLAEESLLPDRTVRYALNRLEDVELVESRYSFRDARKQVYYLNH; this comes from the coding sequence ATGAGTATGAGTACGGCTGACGAGCAAGCTGGCGCCGCCGAAGAACCGCTGACCGAAGCCGAATACCGTGACCGCCTTCGTGACCTGCCGCCGAGCGCGAAACTCGTCGCAAAAGTTCTCGAGACGGATTCTCCCCTTTCACAGGGACAACTCGCCGAAGAATCGCTGCTTCCGGATCGAACCGTTCGCTACGCGCTCAATCGACTCGAGGACGTCGAACTCGTCGAATCGCGATACAGCTTCCGCGACGCGCGCAAACAGGTCTACTACCTCAACCACTGA
- a CDS encoding PPOX class F420-dependent oxidoreductase gives MESIPAEYQDLFDRESIAHVSTIMPDGTPQVTPVWVDIDDEGYILINTVRSRQKARNISENPKIGLSITDPDDPYQYLSIRGAVEEMTTEGAVDHIDQLAQRYMDVEEYPYHDDEESDRVIVRIRPDRVIAGQ, from the coding sequence ATGGAATCTATCCCAGCGGAGTATCAGGATTTGTTCGATCGAGAAAGCATCGCGCACGTTTCGACGATCATGCCCGACGGAACGCCACAGGTGACTCCGGTCTGGGTCGATATCGACGACGAGGGCTACATTCTCATCAACACCGTTCGAAGTCGACAAAAGGCCCGGAACATCTCCGAGAATCCGAAGATCGGGCTCTCGATCACCGATCCGGACGACCCGTACCAATACCTCTCGATCCGCGGCGCCGTCGAGGAGATGACGACCGAGGGTGCCGTCGATCACATCGATCAGCTCGCACAGCGGTACATGGACGTCGAGGAGTACCCCTACCACGACGATGAAGAGAGCGACCGGGTAATCGTACGAATTCGGCC
- a CDS encoding YkgJ family cysteine cluster protein → MQSLESELEQARDLSESDLADAIESIGFECTRCGACCTAEKNDDSGDGSTDAEATEAHTATVFPDEVRTLLEGASDEVDSDREPRELAVDGATADEWRDVARPMPYGLTEDEDGDLEGETFEWALQTTACGDCVFYEEDERGVGGCVAHEDRPLICRTYPFSVALAGTSQPMGEAVDEEGLVRAHECEGLGRDISRVDAEDLAGALKERAVRELEEAIAVRDNYEPTSPGRDGVVVHDSEGPKRADGTPLEE, encoded by the coding sequence GTGCAGTCTCTCGAATCGGAACTCGAGCAGGCCCGTGACCTCTCGGAGAGCGATCTGGCGGACGCGATCGAATCGATCGGATTCGAATGTACGCGCTGTGGCGCGTGCTGTACCGCCGAAAAAAACGACGACAGCGGAGATGGAAGCACCGACGCCGAGGCGACCGAAGCGCACACGGCGACGGTCTTTCCCGACGAGGTCAGAACGCTGCTCGAGGGGGCGAGCGATGAGGTGGACTCCGATCGCGAGCCGCGAGAGCTGGCGGTCGACGGCGCGACCGCCGACGAGTGGCGAGACGTCGCTCGCCCGATGCCGTACGGATTGACCGAAGACGAGGACGGCGACCTCGAGGGCGAAACGTTCGAGTGGGCGCTGCAGACGACCGCCTGTGGAGATTGCGTATTCTACGAAGAAGACGAACGGGGAGTCGGCGGCTGTGTCGCACACGAGGATCGGCCCCTGATCTGTCGGACCTACCCGTTCAGCGTCGCGCTCGCGGGAACGAGCCAGCCGATGGGCGAGGCCGTCGACGAGGAAGGACTCGTTCGGGCCCACGAGTGTGAAGGACTGGGCCGAGACATCTCCCGCGTGGACGCGGAGGACCTCGCCGGCGCGTTGAAAGAACGGGCCGTGCGGGAACTCGAGGAGGCCATCGCCGTCAGAGACAACTACGAGCCCACATCACCCGGCCGCGACGGAGTCGTGGTTCACGATTCCGAAGGCCCGAAACGAGCGGACGGGACGCCGCTCGAGGAGTAG
- a CDS encoding MBL fold metallo-hydrolase — MNIVRRSVPVETAAPGGATNAYLLGTDPAVLVDPADRTDELDDLVAARNVEHIVVTHTHPDHVGGVTAYADRTDAAVWAHRGHVDRFLEATNRDPDRLLWPGSTISIGDGSGTADTVTVLDAPGHASDHIGLVVGDGGPIVCGDCAMAEGSVVVGAPDGEMRAYMTTLRRLWAIDPPELLPGHGPVIDHPRATLERLLEHRIQRERRVLAAVDSGAETLDEILEAAYEKDLSGVRAMARATVRAHLEKLAVEGRVDWDGERARARESNSA; from the coding sequence ATGAACATCGTCCGCCGCTCGGTTCCCGTCGAGACCGCCGCACCGGGCGGAGCGACGAACGCATACCTCCTCGGGACCGATCCCGCGGTCCTCGTCGATCCCGCGGATCGAACCGACGAACTCGACGACCTGGTCGCGGCGCGCAACGTCGAACACATCGTGGTGACCCACACGCACCCGGACCACGTCGGCGGTGTCACCGCATACGCCGATCGAACCGACGCCGCGGTCTGGGCCCACCGCGGTCACGTGGATCGATTTCTCGAGGCGACGAACCGCGATCCGGATCGGCTGCTGTGGCCCGGTTCGACGATTTCGATCGGGGACGGGTCGGGAACCGCCGATACGGTTACCGTCCTCGACGCGCCCGGCCACGCGAGCGATCACATCGGGCTGGTCGTCGGAGACGGAGGTCCGATCGTCTGCGGAGACTGCGCGATGGCCGAGGGGAGCGTCGTCGTCGGCGCTCCTGACGGCGAGATGCGGGCGTACATGACCACACTCAGACGCCTCTGGGCCATCGACCCGCCCGAACTGCTTCCCGGCCACGGTCCGGTCATCGACCACCCCCGAGCGACCCTCGAGCGACTTCTCGAGCATCGAATCCAGCGAGAACGACGCGTGCTCGCGGCCGTCGATTCCGGAGCCGAAACGCTGGACGAGATCCTTGAGGCCGCCTACGAAAAGGATCTGAGTGGCGTTCGAGCGATGGCTCGAGCGACGGTGCGTGCTCACCTCGAGAAACTCGCGGTCGAAGGACGGGTCGACTGGGATGGCGAGCGAGCGCGAGCGCGCGAGTCCAATTCGGCGTGA